A genome region from Deltaproteobacteria bacterium includes the following:
- a CDS encoding ABC transporter substrate-binding protein, protein MAASAGFAAETIKVGVLLPLTGSQAKFGEIEKRSFEMAAEEINAKGGVNGKKIELLFEDDTGKPDIGRSGMEKLISREKVPVITGGYSSSVTAAAAPVAQRFQVPFVICTGSADDITEKGYDYVF, encoded by the coding sequence ATGGCGGCGTCCGCCGGTTTCGCGGCGGAAACCATCAAGGTGGGCGTGCTGCTCCCCCTGACCGGCTCGCAGGCGAAATTCGGCGAGATCGAGAAGCGTTCGTTCGAGATGGCGGCCGAGGAGATCAACGCCAAGGGCGGGGTGAACGGGAAGAAGATCGAGCTGCTCTTCGAGGACGATACCGGGAAGCCGGATATCGGGCGATCGGGGATGGAGAAGCTGATCTCCCGGGAAAAGGTGCCCGTCATCACGGGCGGCTACTCCAGCTCCGTCACCGCGGCGGCGGCGCCCGTCGCGCAGCGGTTCCAGGTGCCGTTCGTCATCTGCACCGGGTCGGCCGACGACATCACCGAGAAGGGATACGACTACGTCTTC